TAGCTTTACAGAGGATTTTCATTAGGGTTTAGGGTCTAACTTTCATAAAATCAAGATAAACTGCAACATGCAATGTTCAATCTGTAATATATAAAGTACACTGTATTTACTTAAAGCACTTCACAACTATCATAAAATAAAGTGAATGTGACAGTACAGGTTCTTCATCTTAACAATGGTTTAATGTGAgagaaaacaaacattttgttATACCACTCATCACAATACAGGCTTTTAAGGAAATGTATATGGTCCATAAGGAATTACCGGTATGTCCCTTTTTATGAGTTCAAGCTTGACCAGACATTTTCTTGCCAACATAACATGAAGACAGTAAATTATCCGAAGGAATGATTTGCAAAGAAGACTACTCCAAACAAAAAATAAGTATGGGGTCCTTGTAAACACTGTATACAATAAATATCTATAGTCTATAATTATAAACGTGGTCACATAATTTATATCAACTTGTACACGCAACTTTTAATCTCATATAGAACTCTGTCTTGTTGATGTTAAACATGTCCTGTTTAAAGCAATTAAGTGCtgatgtataatttaaaatatttcttatatTAAATACTCTATTTCTTTGCTTTGCCCTGAGCAGCCACAGCCTCCATGGCCTTGCGAACCGTTTCCTCATCTCCAAGGAACTGCATGGGTTTAATAGGCTTCAGGTTCTTGTCCAGCTCATAAAGTATAGGGATGCCTGTGGGCAGGTTCAGCTCCATGATGGCCTCCTCAGACATACCTGTGAATGTAAGGAATATGGAAAAgcttaaattataaaaaatagctTTTTATACTAAACATTGACGGTCAATTTTAAATCCAATTATTATTTTAGGTTTTCCGTAACCATGGGAATTTACTGTACTTACCTTCTAAGTGTTTCACAATGCCTCTCAAACTGTTTCCATGAGCAGCAATCAACACTCTTTTCCCCTCCTTGATTTGAGGAACAATCTCCTCATTCCAGAAAGGTAATGCCCGTGCAATGGTGTCCTTCAGACTCTCACAGGAAGGCAGCTGGTCCTCAGTCAAGTCTGCATAGCGTCTATCCTATAGAAAGAATAGGCATGTCACAAGATTTCGGCATATAACAGATGTGCTCCTTTAATTAAATCGTATTTCTTGACTTATTGGGTTATGTTGGCAAGAGAAAATCCAGAATGATTGAgtgtttacacaaaatatttattttgatacaAATAAACTTTGACCTCTGTTTTCTTAGTAATAATTAACCAGACATCAGTTTCAGCATGTAACATCAAAATACATTGAATCAAAGTTGATACCACGTGTTTACACCGGACAATACCACCTGACCCACATGCATAAAAGCCTACCAAATGCAAAATGTAACAGTACTACATTAAACGAAATGGCTATATTTCACCTTGCTGATGGCGCTGTAAAAGTCATGATCTGCATCCATGGATGGCGGGGGGATGTCATAGGAGCGCCTCCAAATCTTAACCTGGGCTTCACCATGTTTGGCAGCTGTCTCGGCCTTGTTTAAACCTGTGAGACCACCATAATGGCGTTCGTTTAGCCTCCAGGTCCTGTGCACAGGCAGCCACATCTGATCGATACTGTCCAGAACGATCCATAACGTCCGGATGGCTCTCTTCAGCACCGAAGTGTAACAAATGTCAAACTCATACCCTGCATCTGCAAAGGATAGATAATAGATGTATTATTTAACAACGGGAAATGTCACTTTATCGGAAATACAGCAATGACTGAATCTTTGATTGAGACATTCAACACGTGAGCAAAATCACGTCCCATACTGCACGTTCACACAGCTCACGGTCCGCCCCCAAACTGTCATTTATACGCAAACTGCCAGATCATTGGTTCAGAGAGCACATACGTCACATTGAGGATGCCACTGTAAAGGGTTGAGGTTTTCTGAGTTATTTACATTTTCAGTACTTTTCTTCCAAAAAAAATAGGCAAAACCCTCAACACCTATTTGTAATATAAGTActattaattatatataaatagaaTTAGAAAATTATCATTTAAGACATGAATGTACCCGTCCTAACAGAAATCTAGAGTGATAAGACGGCAGGTTTATATACCTCGTTTTACTGACGAAACTAGAAACCATGACGGTTTCTTTTAAACAAACCTTTTAGAGCTTCACCACCTCTCTTTGCCTCCTGAGCCCCTGTCTCACTCAGGTCCGCGTCAAACCAGCCGCAGAAACGATTCTCCTGATTCCAGCAGCTCTCGCCATGGCGAATGAGGACCAGTTTGTAGGCAGCCATTTCAATTACTTGGATATGAAAGGTATCCGCTCAAATAAGCACGCTGGATGAGCTCTGATCGAACAGGTTGTAAcagtctgagagagagagagccctgTCCTTCCTTTCATCCGAGTCTGCAGCTGAAGTTAAGACCGCCCCATCTCAGCGTTTCACCAATCAAAAACCACGATGAGCGAACACGTGAAAGTGCATACACGAAATGGAAAAAACTGTGAACTTCCCCTAACTAATGCCTCattaatcacacaaaaaatgtatattaaaaaggtGAACGACATTTAATTTATCGTGATACTGCCCCtaatatttatctttatttaattttcttttcttttactcACTATTTAAGTTCatgtaaattataatttcagatctttctgtttattttctttatttttttctaaacaatTTATTAGTTACACTGTGTTGAGCCTGTAATACGTATCTACACtttgttgtttatatatttttgttttcaaTTAACTACTAAAACTgaagaaaaataaagaaagtaGAATGTACAACTGGATTTTGAGTTTTTTAACAGAACAATTCAAATTCTAAATTCAAGTTCGAAACCCCAGGGAAGTGTGATAAGCCCTATATTATTTAATATCATGATAAATGATGTATTTGAAAGAGTGTCTCCAGAAATTAATACAGCTTTATATGCTGATGATGGATTAATGTGGAAAAGAGGAAGGAATATATCTTTTAATATggaaaaaaacaattatataatataattcatAACCAATTATTTCAAGGTCCCCTGGCTAAGCACTGAGGACCACTAGGTGTCCCTGGGCCAGACCCCACTTTGAGAACCCCTTCTCTACACAAAAAATGTTCTACTTAATTATTATGTAATAATTTtgataattaaaagtgtaaatAAAATTCTATAAAATTAaaggtaaataaaataatattcaaaattGTTATACAGACAAAACGCACACACAGAATGTCAAAATTTGAATTAACCAGTAAAAATTGTTTTAATTATTCCACAATAACTGCTGGATATAATCACTATTTTACACTAATAGTTTGGccgtttcttaattttttttcttacattttatttcagaaGTTCAAAAATTATACAAGGAGTTATAGATAAATATACAACTCACAACAAGTGGAAAccaaattaaaaaagtaaataaataagtagGCCGTTTCTTAATCCAAACAGCCTTTGGAGGTTGCATTGACAGGTTGCATACGTCATAacgcctggtttatttaaattaattgagcattacatttgcaaatcataagaatattacaacaatttacaattaactaagaataatagtcaactttataattgttaatattctgaaataaaaccgtattgatgacgtatgcagcctgcaaatGCCACCTGTGCAGCCTGCAGCCTGCAGCTTTCGTATTAAAAAAACGGGCATTGAGTCTTGCTCGTACACGCGCCACGTGGAGGGAAATAATACGAGTACTCCGTTTATATAGAGTACTTCGGTAGAGAGAGCACCGTATCTGCTGTCCTAAGCTCtgcatattaatatttttcGGTTGTGGAAAAattgtgtaaatgtttataCAGAATGCGTCAGGCCGCAACATCAGCACAGATCGCGCACTGGTTCACAGTTGGGGCACAGTTTGCTAACATTACGATTACAGACGAAGTCAAAAAGGAGAGCGAGTCCGGTACAAGTTTACCAGACGGGTAAGAATCATGGAGGAATATTACTATTAATTACTAATAAATTAAATGGTTTATTTGATTGTACATAGTGACCGGACAGGgtctttgagcatgcgcatttAGCGCCAATTACTGACCCAGTTTGAGAGACACGTGggcaaattacagtttttcttagTCGCTTTGGGCCATTTCTCAGATGagaaattattgtttttaaaacactttGTTTAACCTCCACATCATCAAGTCAGTTGTGCACAACAAAATAGTAaattttcattgtttttgaCAAAGTGCAAATGCGTTggtacatttttatcaaaatattcaTCCAAATACATTATAAGTTACTGGTTTTCAGTTGAATCGTCTtacacctcaaaacatttaggaATTAGTTCATTGGACAATGTCATGCAAAA
This Misgurnus anguillicaudatus chromosome 11, ASM2758022v2, whole genome shotgun sequence DNA region includes the following protein-coding sequences:
- the pgam1a gene encoding phosphoglycerate mutase 1a produces the protein MAAYKLVLIRHGESCWNQENRFCGWFDADLSETGAQEAKRGGEALKDAGYEFDICYTSVLKRAIRTLWIVLDSIDQMWLPVHRTWRLNERHYGGLTGLNKAETAAKHGEAQVKIWRRSYDIPPPSMDADHDFYSAISKDRRYADLTEDQLPSCESLKDTIARALPFWNEEIVPQIKEGKRVLIAAHGNSLRGIVKHLEGMSEEAIMELNLPTGIPILYELDKNLKPIKPMQFLGDEETVRKAMEAVAAQGKAKK